The Cloacibacillus sp. genome includes a region encoding these proteins:
- a CDS encoding glycosyltransferase family 4 protein codes for MKNIWIFNHYANTPSQGPSLRHFYFALGLEKAGFASIVFASNVSHFNGNDVKIEQGKYIIENSEKVPFVYVKTSPYNKGNGFSRIKNMMSFFFNLLRIVKPVASRFGTPDVILASSVHPLTCVAGILIARKFSVPCVAEIRDLWPEAIFSFGKLKKESLPGKILLAGEKWIYKNADAIIFTKEGDVDYIKEMGWDENHGGPVDLHKCHYINNGVNLQSFYQNMEENVLHDNDLNDASFKVVYAGAIRPVNNVECIVDAAKIIKKDAPNIKILIYGDGSDLERLKKRVVDEKIDNVIFKGFVEKKYIPYILSKSSVNILNYSQTKFNWGRGNSSNKLFEYMASKKPVISTVKMGYCIIDRYQCGISLSENTAECLALAILKIKNMPCEEYKKMVDNAGLGAQDFDFSVLTGKLIKVFESVGVTVR; via the coding sequence ATGAAAAACATCTGGATTTTTAACCATTATGCTAATACTCCTTCACAAGGACCTTCACTAAGACATTTTTACTTTGCTTTAGGTCTGGAAAAAGCAGGTTTTGCTTCAATTGTCTTTGCGTCAAATGTATCTCATTTTAACGGCAATGATGTTAAGATTGAGCAGGGCAAATATATAATAGAGAATTCTGAAAAAGTTCCCTTTGTATATGTAAAAACATCTCCATATAATAAAGGAAACGGATTTTCGCGAATAAAGAACATGATGTCGTTTTTTTTCAATTTATTACGAATCGTTAAGCCTGTTGCCTCTCGTTTTGGTACTCCAGATGTTATTTTGGCTTCAAGCGTACATCCTTTGACATGTGTAGCTGGTATTCTGATTGCAAGGAAATTCTCCGTCCCCTGCGTAGCGGAGATCAGGGACTTGTGGCCCGAAGCTATCTTCTCCTTTGGCAAACTGAAAAAAGAAAGCCTTCCCGGCAAAATACTTCTTGCAGGAGAAAAATGGATATACAAAAACGCAGACGCCATCATCTTCACGAAAGAGGGAGATGTTGATTATATAAAAGAAATGGGTTGGGATGAAAATCACGGCGGCCCTGTCGACCTGCATAAATGTCATTATATAAACAATGGCGTCAACCTGCAGTCCTTTTATCAAAACATGGAAGAAAACGTTCTGCATGACAATGACCTTAATGACGCGTCATTTAAGGTGGTGTATGCCGGCGCCATAAGGCCGGTAAACAACGTTGAATGTATTGTGGACGCGGCAAAGATTATAAAAAAAGACGCCCCCAACATAAAAATTCTCATCTATGGCGACGGCAGTGACCTTGAACGTCTCAAAAAACGTGTCGTGGACGAAAAAATAGACAACGTCATTTTTAAGGGCTTTGTAGAAAAGAAGTACATCCCGTACATCTTATCAAAGTCATCCGTTAACATTCTAAATTATTCACAAACAAAGTTTAACTGGGGCAGGGGCAACAGCTCCAATAAACTGTTTGAATACATGGCCAGCAAAAAGCCTGTGATTTCCACGGTAAAAATGGGCTACTGCATAATTGACCGCTATCAATGCGGCATCTCTCTGTCTGAAAATACGGCGGAATGTTTGGCTTTAGCAATATTAAAGATAAAGAATATGCCCTGTGAAGAATACAAGAAAATGGTGGATA